One region of Anaeromyxobacter paludicola genomic DNA includes:
- a CDS encoding pilus assembly FimT family protein gives MVIAIVAMVSAAAIPALDSVTGANARGAAGELSAAARYLYDLAMLRHQTCRLALDLDHQRWWAECTEGRYLASREARSQQDQAREEDDDQLAERIPDERDAERRKLLARARFGEFKDRLAAKRALPGAAAFTEVWTEHQREPWSRGMSYVYFYPGGRTEAARIPVADGSNVYSVVLQPFTGRARVVTGKPEVPRS, from the coding sequence ATCGTCATCGCCATCGTGGCGATGGTGTCGGCGGCCGCCATCCCGGCGCTCGACTCGGTGACCGGCGCGAACGCGCGCGGCGCCGCCGGGGAGCTCTCGGCGGCGGCCCGCTACCTCTACGACCTCGCCATGCTGCGCCACCAGACCTGCCGGCTCGCGCTCGACCTCGACCACCAGCGCTGGTGGGCCGAGTGCACCGAGGGTCGCTACCTCGCCTCCCGCGAGGCGCGGAGCCAGCAGGACCAGGCGCGCGAGGAGGACGACGACCAGCTCGCCGAGCGGATCCCGGACGAGCGCGACGCGGAGCGGCGCAAGCTCCTCGCCCGCGCCCGGTTCGGCGAGTTCAAGGACCGGCTCGCGGCCAAGCGCGCGCTGCCCGGCGCCGCCGCGTTCACCGAGGTCTGGACCGAGCACCAGCGCGAGCCCTGGTCGCGCGGCATGAGCTACGTCTACTTCTACCCGGGCGGCCGGACCGAGGCGGCGCGGATCCCGGTGGCCGACGGCTCCAACGTTTACTCGGTGGTGCTGCAGCCCTTCACCGGCCGCGCCCGCGTGGTCACGGGCAAGCCGGAGGTGCCGCGGTCGTGA
- a CDS encoding type IV pilus modification PilV family protein, with protein MRRGFTLLEVMVALAILATALMAMADLGGSALENHLYARQLSTATLLARGKLAELEEKYDDDGFKDFDEREEGTFDGQGHPEIRWRAEVVKPDGDLGPDQLMGLLTGMGGEAGATQGLMDQLFGGKQGQQSQQGSGPTQGASPMGAAMGGMLQTQLQTFGEQLKKSLRELRFTVAWKEGKKDRQFTVTSHLVVLNPRAPGGARGDSPDVPPNVAPAAGLPGATGQGTGATTGTGTTTGTGTSGTRTGATVVR; from the coding sequence GTGAGGCGCGGGTTCACGCTGCTCGAGGTGATGGTGGCGCTCGCCATCCTCGCCACCGCGCTCATGGCCATGGCCGACCTCGGCGGCAGCGCGCTCGAGAACCACCTCTACGCGCGCCAGCTCTCGACCGCCACGCTCCTCGCCCGCGGCAAGCTCGCCGAGCTCGAGGAGAAGTACGACGACGACGGCTTCAAGGACTTCGACGAGCGCGAGGAGGGCACCTTCGACGGGCAGGGCCACCCGGAGATCCGCTGGCGCGCCGAGGTGGTGAAGCCGGACGGCGACCTCGGGCCGGACCAGCTCATGGGGCTCCTCACCGGCATGGGCGGCGAGGCGGGCGCCACGCAGGGGCTCATGGACCAGCTCTTCGGGGGGAAGCAGGGCCAGCAGTCCCAGCAGGGCAGCGGGCCCACCCAGGGCGCGAGCCCGATGGGCGCGGCCATGGGCGGCATGCTGCAGACCCAGCTGCAGACCTTCGGCGAGCAGCTCAAGAAGTCGCTGCGGGAGCTCCGCTTCACCGTGGCGTGGAAGGAGGGCAAGAAGGACCGCCAGTTCACGGTCACCTCCCACCTCGTGGTGCTGAACCCCCGCGCCCCCGGCGGCGCCCGCGGCGACAGCCCGGACGTCCCGCCCAACGTCGCCCCCGCCGCCGGCCTCCCCGGCGCCACGGGGCAGGGCACCGGCGCGACCACCGGGACCGGCACGACGACCGGCACCGGCACGAGCGGCACCCGCACCGGCGCGACGGTGGTCCGATGA